The genomic stretch TCGCACCGACATTTCCGCGCCGTTCCGCGCACCGGGCGGCCTCTTGACTGCCGTCGTCGCTCTCTGTTTCCTCGGGTTACTCGCGATGGGCCTCTCGGTCGACCACCCCTTCGCCGCGCTCCTCACGCTTGGCGTACTGGTTTCAGGATTCGTCCTGCAGTATGCGTTCGGTGCGATGTCGGCGACAGACGACGTTCCCACGTAGTCAGTCCATCGGGTGGCGAATGAGCCGTCCGTGCTCGACCTTCATGCAGTGGTCCTGGACGACGTCCAATCCCGCGTCCTCGGCCATCTTGGCCGCCTCGTAATTTTTAATCTCGAGTTGCATCCAGATCGCCTTCACGTCGCCACGGGCGATTGCCTCTTCTACAATTCCGGGAACTTCCTCTGCGGGGCGGAAAATCTGCACCACGTCGACGGTTCCTGGCACGTCGGCGAGTGAGTCGTAGGCGGGTTCGCCAAAAATCTCGTCTGCCGTCGGATTGACCGGGATGATTTCGTAGCCGTGGCGCTGGAGGTACGCGGGCACGATGTGGGCGTCCTTCTCGAAAGACGTAGATGCGCCGACGACAGCGATTCGCTTGTAGCCGAGAATCCGGCGAAGCCCGTCGTTGTCTTCGATTGGCATACCAAACGTACTGTGAGCAAACAGATGAGCCTATTGCCGGGAAATCCTCACCACGCCAATCTCGGCGCCTCAGACGAGTTGTTCGACGAGCGAATCGACCATCTGCACTTCGTCATCGTTGATTTCGTGACCAAGGTCGTCGTACAGCCGGGCTGTTACTGCTGCGTCGAGTGCTTCAAAGACCACTGCCGAGTCGCGAAACCGGTCTACGCTCACGTACGAATCGTCGGTACTGCAGCCAAGGAAGACGGGCGTGCCATCGAGGGAGCCCTCAACGTCCCGGCTCGCCTCTGGTCCAAGCAGACTTCCCGAGAGCACGGCGAGACCCCCGTAGCGACGTGGATTCCTGACGACAAACTCGCTTGCAATCCCGCCTCCCTGAGAAAAGCCCATGAGCAGGGTTCGTTTGGGGGGAACACCAGCATCCGCGGCGACATCGAGTGCTTCAGAGATACGGTCGAGCGCCGAGGTGAACCACGGTTCGTTGGCCGCAAACGGCCCGTATCCTGAACGCGGATACCACGTTCTGCGTGCAGCCTGCGGAGCGAGGTACATCACACCGTGATGGTGAAATTCGTCTATCAAGGTGAGCATATGATTCCCCGTCGAACCGCGCCCGTGGAGCAAGATGACCGCGGCCTCGGCTGCCTGCGGGGGTGCACCTGCAACTTCGAGGGGCTGACCCCGGTGTGGGTCGTCTTCGAATTCGACGGTGAACGGGTCGCTCATTCACTCGCTCCAGGTACCCCGGAAACATCGAGTGGGGTGAGTTGTCCCTCTATCATCTCGCGGTCCTCTTCGAGCCACGGCGGGAGAAACAGCGATTGACCGAGCGTCTCGAGGTCCAGCTCGGCAGTCAGCCCGGGCGCTTCAGTCGCGAGTTCGAACAGGATGCCGCCCGGTTCGCGGACGTACAGCGAGTAAAAGAAGTGCCGGTCCTTCACGCGCGAGACGTTGTATCCCCGCTCTCTGAACAGGTCGTACCACTCGTATAGTTGCTCCTCATCTTCAACACGGACGGCGACGTGGTGGATGGAACCCGCGCCTTCTCGTCCGTAGTCTGCGTCTCTATCGAGGAGGTCGACGACAGTCGCCCGGTCGCCCGGAGCCTGATACCGGACGCGGTCGCCTTCTTGATTGACGAGTTCGAAGCCGAGCGTGTCCAGCACACTCGCGGTCACGAACACGTTCGTCGAAAGGAGGGTGACGCCGTGGATGCCGCGAATCGCGTGTTCGGCCGGAACTGCCCCGTCTGCCCAGGGTTCGACTGGGGAATCACCGGTGACGAGTTCGAGGTGCGTGCCGTCCGGGTCAGCAAAGCGTAGTACCGTCTCGTCGAACCGCTCGAACGGTCCTTCGACGGTGATGTCGCGGTCTGCGAGTCGGGCTTCCCAGTAAGACACCGAATTCTCGGGGATGGTGAGCGCGGCTGTCGTAATCTGGGGTTTCCCCTCTCGTCCGTCGTCCTCTGCGGGATAGGGAAAGAACGTCAGCGCGGTTCCGGGCGACCCGGTTTCGTCGCCGTAGAAGAGGTGGCGTGTGAACTTCTCGTTGAAGTTCACCGTCTGCTTGACCAGACGCAGGCCGAGGACGCCTGTGTAGAAGTCGAAATTCTGCTGGGCATCGCGGACGATGCCGGTGATGTGGTGGATGCCGGGAGTGTCTGTGAGCATGGACGAAGCGTACCGTGAGTAGCGGTGGGTGGCGAATGAGTGTTCGGTTGGGGGTGACAGTGTTCAGGCACGTCACCGAGATTCGAACGCCCGTTTCATTCGCAAAGCGTGACCGCTGCGGTCCTTAGGAACGAGGTGCCGACCGTCTGGGCGCTTTTGGAGGGTGCATTTCCCCAAGCCAGAACCCTGCCAGCGCCAACAGCAGTGCTGCTGGCGCGACCAACAAGCCAATGCTGGCCAGTCCGAAAAGCGTCAGTAAAAGGAGGGGAACGGCAGCCACCCACACGAGTGCGCGGCGCTCAGTCCACGCACCGTAGCCTCCGACTAGGGCGAACACGAGGATGAACACCGACCAGAAAAAGAGCGCTGGATCGGCTCCCTCTACCCCAAGGAGATAGTCGATTCCAACCGGCCCACGCACGGGGGTGCACACGCCGCTACTCGTGCATACTTCGCCCGTTCCGAGTGGAAGGAACAAGATGACCAACCCGAGGAGTACTCCCAGCCCCGACCCGAGAAGCCCTGCGGTGGCACCCTTCGAAAAACTAGCCTCGCGTTCCATGCTACGTGTAGGCGATGCGAAATCTTAACGATTCGTCAGGGTCAGAGAGTGGCCTTTCACCGAGCGAGCACCCGTTCCGGCCACATTTTCACCTGTTGTAGCTTCCAGTGGACCCGAACAATCGGTAGCTACAACTGCTATCCGTCAACCCTCACTTCAGGTTGCAATCGTCGCTGGCTCTTCGTCAAGATTGATTCGACGCCCGTAGATGAGCAGCCAGAGAATCAGCAGGACTTCACCGACGAATGTGAACGCAGCGACCTCGAACGAGTAGTTCGCGAGGAGCACACGGCCAAAGCTATCGATAACGTAGCCCGCGCCGGCGATGACCAGGAGGACGCCGAGCACCTTCGGGATGTATCCAGATTTGTACGAGGGGACGGCACTGGACTGGTACATCAGATAGCCAAGTAACACCAGATGGAGGCCAACCAGAATCAGTGCTGCGTCCCAGATTTCGTAGAAGGCGTTGACGCCGAGGAGTGCCTGGGCGTATTGTTGCTCTGTGGTAAACACCGCACCCACATCGCCAGCATTCAAAATCGAGAGCACACCCGTGAGCTGGGCGATGGCGACCATGAAAATACCGGCGAACACCATCCTGAACCACGCGGTGAGCAGCGCGACGCCGCGGTTTACCGGCCTGAACACAGCATACAGTGCCCAGGCGACGATGAGGTCGAGGACAGCGACGGTCAAGAGACTCGCGATACCGAGGCGGAACGCCCCTTCAGCGTTGAGAATCGCGGTTGCGGTTGCCGTGGCATCGCCCGGTGTGATGAGTCCCCCTAGGATGACGAAATTCGCGTAGGCAGCGAGGGGAGTCATCGCCAGAAGCGCGATTCCAGCGAGTATACTTCCCCGTCGCACGGATCGGTTCGCGATAGCCGACCGCTCGATATCTGTAGGGTGGCCATCAGGCGCTCTGAACGTAGCTCCAGCCATTCGTCTTTGATGGGCACGAGGCAGCATATCCATGTCGCCTCGATAACCTGATACGGGTGTCTGAGCGCCAGTGGACGGAAAAATACGGAATGTCCGTCCTCCCGGAGCTTCGCGTGTGAATTTCCCCTGACGGCAGAATCTCCTGAGATTGCACTACTTTGACGGTCGATTCACGCTCCCACTTCCCATCGGAGTGCATCCACTGTTGCGGCGACACCCTCGACCGCTCTTACCACCGGGCGAAAGGCTATATCACACGTCCAGCAATGCACTGACAAGTGATGACAACTATCAATCGGGTGCACGCGAGAGAGATTCTCGACTGTCGGCTCGAACCGACGCTCAGAGTGATGGTCGAGACGGAGGGTGCAAGCGGGCAGGCCGACGTTCCCTGCGGTCGTTCGCGGGGCAAACACGAAGCCGTCGACCTTCGTGATGGTGGCGACAGGTACGCCGGTCGCGGGGTGCAAACGGCGGTCGAAAACGTCAACGAACGCATCGCGCCACAACTCGTCGGGCGTGAGGTCCTCGCCCAGCGGGCCATCGACGAGGTGCTGCTCGAACTCGATGGTACGGACCAGAAGTCGAATCTGGGCGGAAACGCGACTACGGGCGTCTCACTCGCCGTTGCGAAGTGCGCCGCGAACAGCCGGAAACTCCCCCTGTATCGCTATTTGGGCGACGTGGGGGCGCGCACCCTCCCGGTTCCGTTTTTCGACCTCATCGAGGGCGGAGAACTCGCGGCGGGCACACTGGATTTCCAGGAACACCAGGTGGTCCCCACCGGCGCGGAGTCGTTCTCACAGGCGATTCAAATGTGCGCCGAGGTGTACTACGAACTCGGTGACCAACTGGCGCGTGACTACGGCGACCGCTCTCGAAACGTCGGCGTCGAGGGGGGCTACACACCGGGCGGCATGAACGACCCACGAGACGCCTTCGAAGCGGAATTGCAGGCCATCGAGGAATTGGGCTACGGGGACGAATTCGTCCTCGCCGCAGACGTCGCTGCCTCGCACTTCTACGACGAGAATTCGGGAACTTACGCGCTGATGGACGAGCAGTACACGCGTGGAGAACTCCTCGATTTCTACGCCGAGTTGACCGAGACGTATCCGGTGGTTTCGCTCGAAGACCCGCTTGAGGAAGACGATTTCGAGGGCTACAGGGAACTCGCCGACACGCTCGACATTCAGATTATCGGTGACGACCTCTTCGTCACGAATCCGAAGCGACTCCAGCGCGGTATCGACGAAGGCGCGGCGAACGCGCTTCTCTTGAAGGTAAACCAGGTCGGAACCCTCTCGGAGGCGCTCGACGCCGCCTCGCTCGCTGTAGAAAACGGGTACGCGGTGCAGGTTTCGGAACGCTCGGGACAGACGCCGGACACTTGGCTCGCGGACCTCGCCGTCGGTCTCGACGCCGGGCAAATCAAGACTGGCGTGAGTCGCGGCGAACGGACCGAACAGTACAACCGACTCCTCGAAATCGAAGCGGAACAGGAACGAACCGCGTACGCTGGCCCGTTCTGGGACTGATTCATGACGTACGTTGTCATCATCAAAGCGGGTCAGCGATGATTCAAAACAAATCGGAACTCACCGACCACGGGGAACGGGACGCCCGCGTATCGTTGCTCGACATCGGTGAGCATTCCTTAGCCCACATTCACCCACAGCAGCTCATCGACGACCACCTGACGGTTGACGGAAGCGTGCTGGCGGTGGACGGCGAACGATACGACCTGTCGACAGCCGGGGACGTGTTCATCGTCGGTGCGGGGAAGGGCTCTTCGGCTCTCGCGGGAGCCCTCCGCGAACGTCTCGGTGACCGCGTAACCGACGGCGTCGTCGTCGAAAAACACGGGCAGGGCGATTCTGTTCCCGGTATCGACGTGTACGAAGCGGGCCACCCGATACCGGACGACGACGGACGGCGTGCAACGCAGGCACTCCTGGAGCTGGTCGAAGCAGCCGGTGCGGACGACCTGGTGTTCGTCTGCATCACGGGTGGTGCGTCGGCACAGCTGGTCGCGCCTCCCTCGGACGTTTCGGTCGCGGACCTTGCGTCGATGACCGAACTCCTCCTGCATGGAGGCCTCCCCATCGAGGAAATCAACACCGTCCGAAAACACGTTTCCACCATCAAGGGCGGACGACTCACCGAGCGAATCGCGCCAGCAACCTGCGTCTCGCTCATCATTGTCGACGAAGTCGCGGGTGACCCCTGGGGGCCGACCGTCCCGGACATGACGACGTACGACGACGCGATTGGCGTGCTCGCTCGGCGTAACCTCTGGGAGCGGGTTCCAGCGTCGATACGCTCGCATCTCGAAGCCAGGCACCGGGGCGAGGTTGCTGAGACGCCGCCGCCGGAATCCTTGACGGGAGTTCCCGGCCAGACGGTCGTCCTCGCAAACGCCACCGATCTGTGCGAAGCGGCGGTCGCCGGTGCGAAGAAGCGCGGATTCAATTCGATGCTCCTTTCGAGCGTCATTGAGGGCGAAAGCCGCACGGTCGGGACGGTGCTCGCTTCGATTGCGAAGGAGATTCGCCACCACGATCGCCCCATCGAACCGCCGTGCGTCGTCGTCTCAGGTGGCGAAACGACGGTGACGATTTCCGACGAGGCTGGCACGGGCGGGCCGAATCAAGAACTCGCCCTACAGTTCGCGGTAGACGCAGCCGAGTTACCGGGGGTGGCATTGCTCGCGCTCGGGACCGACGGAACGGATGGCCCAACCGACATCGCGGGCGGCCTCGTCGACGGAACGACGGCGCGTCGCGCTCGCGAGAACGATATCGACCTCTTTTCGCACCTGACGGGTCACGACACCTCGCCTGCGTTGGCCGAACTCGGTGACGCAGTCCTGACCGGTGCGACCGGAACGAACGTGATGGACCTTCGGCTCTTGCTCGTCACTCGTGAGTCACAGAAGGGCTAATGTCGTCTCTGCCCGAGTAGAGGGTATGGGAGCGTACACCGGGACGACGGCGCTTATCGAGGCCCTCCGCGACCCGCGACGCAACGTGGCCGCGCTGCTCGTCGTCGCCGCTGCGCTCTTTGGCGCAATGCAAATCGGGTCCAGGGAGGCGTACTACACCGCCTCGCTGGTCATCTTTACCGTCTGGATGGCCTGGTTCATCCTGACGGCCATCGAGTGGCTCAAGCGGGCGGACTTTTAGCTGGTTGTACGGTCTGACGCCGTCGTCGCGCTCGATTCAAATCGAATACTGCGCCCCCTATCCGACGAGTTTGGCCAATTTCTCGAGCGAGTCGTTCCAGCCTGCGGTGGCGTCCTCGGAGGGGATGGCCACAGGGATGCCTGCCTGGTGGACTGTCACTTTCGTCCCATCGGGGACTTCCTCGAAGGTGATGGTGACCGTCATCTCGCCGGCCATGGCCGGGTCGTCGGTTTCGAACTCGTCAGTGTGGACGATGCGCTCTCCGGGCACGAGTTCGAGGTACGTCCCCCCGAAGGAGTGGTCGTACGCGGCGAATTCCTCTGTCTCTCCCGTGAACGTAATACGGAACGTCCCTCCTTCTTTGGGTTCTAGGTGGTGTACCGTGGCGCTGAATCCGGTCGGCGGGAGCCACGCAGCGAGCTGGTCGGGGTCGAGAAACGCCTCGTAAACCCGTTCCGGTGGCGCCTTGATGACGCGACTCACCGTAATGCTCCCGCGCTCTCTCGTTTCAGTGTCGGTCATGCGTCCACCTCCTCGTGTGCAGTCGCTTTCCCTTCGACCAGTTCTGCGAGTCGGTCCCAGGTTTCGCGGGCACCCGCTTCCATCCCTGAAGCGACGCTTGCGTCGCGGTCTGCGACGCTCTGGAAGACGGACCTGACCGTCAACAAGGTCATTCCGTCCACCTCCTCGAAGGTCGCCGTCTCCATCGATACGTGTCCGGGTGCGCCTTCGTATTCGAACGTCTGGACGATGCGCTCTGCGGGGACGACATCGTGATAGACGCCGTGGAAGGCGTGCTCGTTTCCGTCGGCGTCGATGTTGAGAAAGCGCCACGACCCACCGGGCCGGGCGTCCATCGTCTCAACCTCGGTCGTGTACCGCCTCGGTCCCCACCACTTGGGGATGTGCTCGGGATTCACGTTCGCCTCGAAGACACGGTCTCGTGGCGCGTCGAAGTGCCGTGAGATGCTGAGTTCGTGCGTTCCCGCTTCGACGGTCAGGTTCGTCTCACCTGGTCGTTGCGCGTTCGATTCTACCCCACCATTCGTTTCGTCAGTAGTCATGGGTCTTGGTTCTCCAGATGGTCTGCGAGTGCGTCGAACCGGTCTTCCCAGAAGACACGGTAGCGGGTCAACCACCCGAACGCTGCTGACAGCGGTGCGGCGTGGAGGTGTGCTCTGCGAACGCGGCCGTCTTGTTCGAATTCGATGAGGTCGGCGTCTTCGAGTACTTGCAGATGTTTTGACACTGCCGCGAGCGAGACGTCGTGAGGCGCTGCGAGCGCCCCGACACTCTCTGGACCGTCCGCAATCTCCTCGAGAATCGCTCGTCGAATCGGGTGGGCGAGCGCCTGAAAGATTGCGTCGAGGTCTGGTTCGTTCGGCACTTGTTCAACCATCTGGTTAAACATAGGCTGCCCCTATATTTAACCATTTAGTTGAATGTGAAAGTGTGTCGAATTTGCCGACGAGACCGGTGCTGCCGACCACCACACCTTCAACGGCGTCGTCTGTGACCTCTCGCTGGACTATCGCGAGTTAACTCGTTCGACGGCGTTCACGAGTCGGGACGCCCCGTTCTCCAACTCGACCACTGGGTCTGCAGGTTCGTCGTGTTCGAAAATCGCCCACTCGACGCCTTGGGCTTGAGCGATTCGCATGGCCTGGGAAGCGTCGAGGTCACCATCGCCGAGACTTGCGAATTCGCCGGTCGCAAAGTACATGTCCTTGACGTGGATGGAGGGGACGCGGTCGCCGAGTGCTTCAAGGCGTGCGTAGGGGTCTTCGCCCGCAGTTCCGACCCATCCGAGGTCGAGTTCGAACTCGACACGGTCGTCTACACGGTCGAGCAATACGTCGAAGGCGACCTCGCCATCAACGTCGGCGAATTCGTGGGCGTGGTTGTGGTAGAGAAAACGAAGCCCGTGCGAATCGAGCGTTCGAGCAAAGCCTGAGAGGAGGTCGGCGGTCGCTTCGACACGGTCGCGTGAATCGAAATATGAAGGGTCGAGGTAGGGAAGGACTACCGTCTCACAGTCAAGCGTCTCACAGGCCTCAGCGAGTGCGGCCTCGTCGGTTTCGAGGGTTTCGACGCTCGCCGAGAGATTCGCCAGTTCGAGGTCGTGGGAGGCGAGGGTGGAAGCAACGTCCGTCGGTGAGTTCATCGATTCGTATGCAAATTCGACACCATCGAGGGGCGTAGAAGCCACGCGGGCGACCAACTGGTCGAGCGACTCGTCGAGGGCACGCAGGGTGTAGAGTTGAATCGCAGTTCGCATAGCTGACCCACTGAGGTGAGCCCCTTAGTGATTCCCCCGAGCAACGTTCGTAGGAACACCAACTGCTGTTCGTGATACGTGACTTGATGGTAATAATTCTGGGAAAGTACGATAAAATAGAATATTTGAAGTAGGTAATGTTAATCTGATTGAATGTGGCTAAAAAGACTACTCGGCCGGGCTCTTTTCGTTCACGCCGTCGATTCCTCAAATCCGCGGCTGGCGGTCTGAGCCTCGCGGCGCTAGGAACGTACGGTGTGGCGGCGAACGAGGATATCCCGGGTGTCCGGCGACGGTACCGAATTTGTCCGAACGAACCGGACGAGACGTGGGTTCACAAGTACGAGGCGGTACGCCCCGGACCGACCACGATGATCGTCGCTGGGCTTCATGGTGATGAGGAGTCGGGCTGGCGTGCCGCAGACAAGATGATCGACTGGCGCGTCGAAACCGGTCGTATCGTGGTCATCCCGCGTGCGAGTGCCCGAGCAGTCGAAAAGCGAGTAAGAGGACTCGACAGTGACCCGAATCGTGACTATCCACCGACCGGGGAGTGTTACACCGAGATTGCGCGAGAAATTTGGGGTGAGGTCGAACGGTACGACCCGGATTTACTCCTCAGCTTGCACTCGAGTTACGGCATCTACAAGAGTGGCGACGGTGGCGTGGGACAGGCGATTTTCCCGACCCAGCACGGCGATGCTCGCGAGATGAGCCAGAAAACGTGTGAAGCGCTCAACCGTGGATACGGACTCGATGGAAAGTGGCGGTACCGACTCGGAAACACGCTGAGCGAGCGCCACACCAAACTCATGCATCGGGCGGGTGCGCAACTGAATACCCGGGGTGTAATTGCAGAAACCACTGAGAAGTGGCCGTCACTCGAAGACCAGATGACGTGGCAGCGTTTTACGGTCAGACACCTCATGCAGCAGATTGGTCACAGAAAAGGCCTGTATTCTGAGTGAGTGTTCGAGGGAGTAACGATACCTTAGACACACTACTGACAAACTGAACCGCGGGTAGTGGTTACCGGAGTTACAAGGAGACCTGCTCTACGGGGCTCGCATCGTGGCCGGCGAAAGGTGAGCGGGGGTTTTGAGCGTACGAGCGTCCCGTATCGGGTTGTGGTCGGCGGTGGCCGATACAGTTCTCCGGATTTACCCGCTCTAGGTTGGTTGTTAGCTGAACTCGTTGCAGACCGGAATTCCCATCGTGTCATAATCGCTCATCGAAGCGAGCGTTTCGGGTACCTCGTCAAGTGAAATCGTGGACGAGACGAGTTTCGTTGGGTCGAGCTTTCCGGTCTTGATCATGTCGAGCATCTCTGTGTAACGTGATGGTTGTAAGCCGAGCGACCCCCGAAAGTCGATTTCTTTCGCAACGAACTCGTCTGTGGGAAGCGGAACCTTCCCCTTCTCCTCTGAGGTGGTCAACCCAATTTGGACGTGGCGACCCCCTTTTCTGAGAGAATTTACTGCGTTCAGACAGGTCGTCTTGATGCCGAGCGCATCGACCGAACAGTCTGCACCTCCGTTGGTTATCGCGCGAACCTCCTTCGCCGGGTCGTCGACGTCGCTCGCATTTATCGTCTCGACCGCGCCGAGGCTCTTTGCTTTCTCGAGTTTGTTGTCGAAGAGGTCGACGCCGATGACGTTCGCGCCGAGCGCATCGGCAATATGGACTGCGGAGAGACCGATACCACCGAGGCCGTGGACCACGACGTCCTCGCCGTTTCCAACGTTACCACGGTGGGCCATCGCGTGGAACGATGTCATAAACCGACAGCCGATTCCTGCTGCTGTATCTGCGTCGATGCTGTCGGGCAGCGGGACGGCGTTGATATCAGCGTTCGGAATGTGGACCTCCTCTGCGAACGCACCGGGTGCTTCGTTCATGAAGCCGAGCCCGATGTGGTTTTCACAAATGTTCTCGTGACCATTGCGACAGAGGTCACATTTCCCGCACGCGAAATTAAACGGAATCGCGATGTGGTCGCCTTCAGAGACGCTTTCTACGTCTTCGCCGACTTCGACGACCGTTCCACAGGGCTCGTGACCGAGGACGTGCGGTGGGTCTGGCCGGTATCCGAACCAATCCCAGTCACCCTGCCAGCAGTGCCAGTCACTTCGACAGACCCCACAGCCGTCGACTTTGGCGACGACGCCGTGTGGTTCTGGTTCTGGTCGTTCGACTTCCTGTACTTCGAGCGGTTCTTGGAATTCCTCCAGTACTACAGCGCGCATTGCAATCCATGAACTATCATGATATATTAAAAATTTACCGGTTTGTGCAAATAGCAGTAATTTGTAATCGCAAAATACGAAATCGGGTTTTATAATAATGCATAATTAGAAACAATTAAGGGGGCGTGCGATACACTCCCTAACGCGATGTCGACTGATTCACCCCCCTCAACGAAATCGAATGGAACGGTCAAACAGCGTCACCGAGATGCGGCAGAAGAGTTGATTCCACGCGAACCAGGCAAGCTGTTCATCGGCGGCGAGTGGGTCGAGAGTGCCTCTGGACAGACGTTCGAGACGCACGACCCGACGACCGGGGAGTCACTCGCGTCGGTCCAAGCGGGGACCAGTGCAGATATTGACCGAGCGGTCGAGGCTGCTTGGGACGCCTACGAAAACCGCTGGTCGAGTTTTTCTGCGGCCGATCGACAGGCTGTGCTCACAGAGATTGCTGACCGTATCGAGGCGCGAACGGAGGACTTCGCCCGCCTCGAAACGCTCGACAACGGGAAACCGGTCACCGAAGCCCGTCTGGATATCGGCCTGGTTATCGACCACTTTCGCTACTTCGCGGGTGCTGCTCGCGTAAACGAAGGGAGAACGGTTCCAACCGATACGGAAAATCACGTCCAGACGATTCGCGAGCCATACGGAGTGGTGGGGCAGATCATTCCGTGGAACTTCCCGCTGTTGATGGCCACCTGGAAACTCGCTCCAGCTCTCGCAGCCGGCAATACAGTTGTGCTGAAACCAGCGGAGGAGACGCCGCTTTCGATTCTCGAACTTATGCGCGAGGTCGAAGACGTCCTTCCAGCGGGCGTGGTGAACGTCGTCACCGGCTTCGGTGCTGAAGCGGGCGAACCGCTCTCGAAGCACGACAACATCCGAAAACTGGCGTTCACGGGTTCGACAGAGGTGGGCCGAGGCGTGATGAAAAACGCCGCCGACTCCATCACGGATATCACGCTCGAACTCGGCGGCAAGAGTCCGGTAATCATCTACCCGGACGCCGATGTCGAGAAGGCAGCAGCCATCGCGAGAGTGGGGATGTTCCACAACACCGGCGAGTGTTGCTGTGCGGGAACCCGACTCTTCGTCCACGAAGACATCGAGACAGAGTTCCTTGACGCGTTCGTCGACGAAATCGAGAATCTTCGCGTGGGTGATCCGCTGCTCGAAGACACGACCCTCGGACCAAAGGTCTCTCGTGAACAGGCCAACCGAACCATGGACTACATTACTGAAGCGCGGAACGTCGGTGGTGAGGTCCTCTCTGGTGGCGACGCCCCAGACGACGAGGAACTCGCCGAGGGCTGTTTCATCACTCCCACCGTCCTCACGAATCTCGACCACGAGAGTCGCCCGGTACAGGAGGAAATCTTCGGCCCCGTTGAGACCGTCTTTTCATGGTCGTCGTACGAGGAGATGATCGAGTTGGCCAACGACGTCGATTACGGTCTGGCCGCCGGCGTCATCACCGACGACCTCTCACAGGCGTATCAGACAGCCCGTGACATCGAAGCTGGAAACATCTGGGTGAACACGTACAACGAGTTCCCGGCCGGCCAGCCCTTCGGCGGCTACAAACAGTCGGGTATCGGACGAGAAACCGCCTTCGAGGCGATAGAGCACTACACGCAGACGAAGACCATCAACATCAGTCTGCAGTAACCAATCGCCTACACCAGCCGTTCGATATGCGGTGGACGCCAGCAGAATTCACTCGACTTGACTGGGCGGCTCGCCGGTTGGTATCTGGGAGGTGAGCCCGTGCTTTCGGGTGAGAACGTCACGGCAATTTCGCGTCTCCACTAAAAATAGTAAAAAGACATTTGGTTGGAACAGCATAATCAGCGATAACGCATGAGTTCACCCATCGACGAAATCGACGAAATCTCTCCCCGGGATGTCGTCATCCTCAAAGTTCGGCTCGAACATCCGACCGCATCTGTTCGAGCGCTGAAAGATATTCTCGATGAGGAGTACGGGATTTCGCTATCGCACAATCGCGTGAACGACATCCTGCGAGAGCTCGGTGAGAAGGACGTGTTTCGTGAAGCCGCGCTCTTGAACGAGCAATTCTTCGAGTACCACCTCTTTCAAATTGCGTTTCATTACCCGAGTTTCGAAGAGCGCTGGGAGGACTGCTACAACGACCTGATGGAGGACTCACA from Haladaptatus sp. QDMS2 encodes the following:
- a CDS encoding CoA-binding protein: MPIEDNDGLRRILGYKRIAVVGASTSFEKDAHIVPAYLQRHGYEIIPVNPTADEIFGEPAYDSLADVPGTVDVVQIFRPAEEVPGIVEEAIARGDVKAIWMQLEIKNYEAAKMAEDAGLDVVQDHCMKVEHGRLIRHPMD
- a CDS encoding alpha/beta hydrolase encodes the protein MSDPFTVEFEDDPHRGQPLEVAGAPPQAAEAAVILLHGRGSTGNHMLTLIDEFHHHGVMYLAPQAARRTWYPRSGYGPFAANEPWFTSALDRISEALDVAADAGVPPKRTLLMGFSQGGGIASEFVVRNPRRYGGLAVLSGSLLGPEASRDVEGSLDGTPVFLGCSTDDSYVSVDRFRDSAVVFEALDAAVTARLYDDLGHEINDDEVQMVDSLVEQLV
- a CDS encoding VOC family protein translates to MLTDTPGIHHITGIVRDAQQNFDFYTGVLGLRLVKQTVNFNEKFTRHLFYGDETGSPGTALTFFPYPAEDDGREGKPQITTAALTIPENSVSYWEARLADRDITVEGPFERFDETVLRFADPDGTHLELVTGDSPVEPWADGAVPAEHAIRGIHGVTLLSTNVFVTASVLDTLGFELVNQEGDRVRYQAPGDRATVVDLLDRDADYGREGAGSIHHVAVRVEDEEQLYEWYDLFRERGYNVSRVKDRHFFYSLYVREPGGILFELATEAPGLTAELDLETLGQSLFLPPWLEEDREMIEGQLTPLDVSGVPGASE
- a CDS encoding DUF4386 domain-containing protein, whose amino-acid sequence is MRRGSILAGIALLAMTPLAAYANFVILGGLITPGDATATATAILNAEGAFRLGIASLLTVAVLDLIVAWALYAVFRPVNRGVALLTAWFRMVFAGIFMVAIAQLTGVLSILNAGDVGAVFTTEQQYAQALLGVNAFYEIWDAALILVGLHLVLLGYLMYQSSAVPSYKSGYIPKVLGVLLVIAGAGYVIDSFGRVLLANYSFEVAAFTFVGEVLLILWLLIYGRRINLDEEPATIAT
- the eno gene encoding phosphopyruvate hydratase; the encoded protein is MTTINRVHAREILDCRLEPTLRVMVETEGASGQADVPCGRSRGKHEAVDLRDGGDRYAGRGVQTAVENVNERIAPQLVGREVLAQRAIDEVLLELDGTDQKSNLGGNATTGVSLAVAKCAANSRKLPLYRYLGDVGARTLPVPFFDLIEGGELAAGTLDFQEHQVVPTGAESFSQAIQMCAEVYYELGDQLARDYGDRSRNVGVEGGYTPGGMNDPRDAFEAELQAIEELGYGDEFVLAADVAASHFYDENSGTYALMDEQYTRGELLDFYAELTETYPVVSLEDPLEEDDFEGYRELADTLDIQIIGDDLFVTNPKRLQRGIDEGAANALLLKVNQVGTLSEALDAASLAVENGYAVQVSERSGQTPDTWLADLAVGLDAGQIKTGVSRGERTEQYNRLLEIEAEQERTAYAGPFWD
- a CDS encoding glycerate kinase, which translates into the protein MIQNKSELTDHGERDARVSLLDIGEHSLAHIHPQQLIDDHLTVDGSVLAVDGERYDLSTAGDVFIVGAGKGSSALAGALRERLGDRVTDGVVVEKHGQGDSVPGIDVYEAGHPIPDDDGRRATQALLELVEAAGADDLVFVCITGGASAQLVAPPSDVSVADLASMTELLLHGGLPIEEINTVRKHVSTIKGGRLTERIAPATCVSLIIVDEVAGDPWGPTVPDMTTYDDAIGVLARRNLWERVPASIRSHLEARHRGEVAETPPPESLTGVPGQTVVLANATDLCEAAVAGAKKRGFNSMLLSSVIEGESRTVGTVLASIAKEIRHHDRPIEPPCVVVSGGETTVTISDEAGTGGPNQELALQFAVDAAELPGVALLALGTDGTDGPTDIAGGLVDGTTARRARENDIDLFSHLTGHDTSPALAELGDAVLTGATGTNVMDLRLLLVTRESQKG
- a CDS encoding SRPBCC family protein yields the protein MTDTETRERGSITVSRVIKAPPERVYEAFLDPDQLAAWLPPTGFSATVHHLEPKEGGTFRITFTGETEEFAAYDHSFGGTYLELVPGERIVHTDEFETDDPAMAGEMTVTITFEEVPDGTKVTVHQAGIPVAIPSEDATAGWNDSLEKLAKLVG